Below is a genomic region from Triticum dicoccoides isolate Atlit2015 ecotype Zavitan chromosome 5A, WEW_v2.0, whole genome shotgun sequence.
CTTTCTTCCTGGATGTGCCCATATGCCCTTCATTGATATAGCATCTCCGTACTTGTATATTATTCACATATAGCATCTCATTTCTTGGCTGATTGCTTATATATATTCAACTTATGTTTCCTGGCATTCGCATATTACAAGCTAAATAAAGTTTGTCATTCCTTTTGGCCACTTATAGATGTAACTAGAAGCCTGGATGATCTGTGATGCTAGCAATTGTCAGATTGCACCCATTTAATTATAGCACAATATATCACATTTGTGGTAAATTTAGCAAAGCTTGTGCCTATCCTTTTAGTAGTCAATATGGTTCAGATGCAGTAttttttatttcccttttttttGCTTTCAGCACACACATATGGCATTGAAGTAGGCAAAGTAGTTGTATCACTTACTGATGCTCTTATGGTACACAGTACACTATTAAGGTGTTGGGCCCAGAAACAGGAAGAGTAATCCTATTCCAAGGTTAATTTTGTGCCTACTTCTTTATGTACATAACTCATGATTTGACAAATAGTTAAGTTCCCTATATTTTAGTatttctttctctttctctttctctttcctatTTATGGTTCTGGAACAAAACTTCTATCCTTTTCTACAAAATTAGAAGAAAAAATAATGTTGACAAATGATTATGACTGCTTATTTATTTTCTTGGTGTTAGATTACTAATGTGGAGAACTATAATTTTTATTGATGGTCGCTCGATGGCGCTGAGCATCATGTAAGGCCATTAGAATTCATATATGAATCAACATATTCTTCCGCTGCTAATTAGTATGTTTGGTCGATTTAATTTTAAACATATCTATTATTCACCAAGGCGCCTGCCTACTTCCATAATGATGTTATAACTTAGACGTTAGGTGATTATAAGTCGTAgatggatcaacatgttcttcctcTTGTAATTAGCATGTTTGGTCTATTTATTTCAAACATATCTATTATTCGCCAAGGCTCCTTCCTACTTCCATAATGATGTTATCCCATAGTTAGATTGGTGTCTAAAACTAAGCCCCCTCTTAACTCCGTTTCTCTGCAGTAAATGATGCCCAGAGGTGGAGGAATTTGGATGATCTGTAGTCAAAGGATACCATCAAGCAAGAGGACGCACAAGGAGGGTCGCCCCGGAGTAGAGGTAGAGGACGTTGCCAGTTGCATCTCTCTCTGACCTGAAGCCCACCTTGGCATGGATGTGACCAGTGTTGATCCCCAACATTTGCAAGCATTGTAAGGTCCCTCTTCTTATGTTTCTGGTACAAATATACCACATATATGTTCATATGTAGAAGATAAAGGTCGACTATTATCGGCGGTTATTTTACCTAGTTGTAGATACTGAATAGTTTGTTTAAAATTATGATAGTTTAAAAGAAGTATTATGGTGTAGTGCGGTAATAATTTTAATTTAAAATTGCAGACCTTGCATCATATTTTTATTGTGTATGTGGGCAGTGTGTTCAAGTTGATCTAGAAcaatttgaagggtttcctcgacaCAAAATCTTCAGCCAAGGTTTACTTAAGCACCTCCAATTATGTATAGAAGTTTAAAATTGTAATTGTTTCAGGTTCTTCGACACATTATGTATGCTTTGTTATTTTTTTTAATAATTGGACCTATTTGCTATGTGGAACATGTAGCATTTACTTGATCATAATCTAATTCAATTTTTGACCACCATCTTTTGGCTCTTGCTTTCAACATATGCAGTATCGATTAGTCATTTTCTTGACACAACACTTTAGGCAACGGCTCAGACTTCTTGAGCCATTCTCTAGGCAACACTTTAGGCACCCAAAACTGTACGTTGCCTTATAGtttcatgaccatgttgaacttaACGGTGCTTTGCTCCAATTACATGTGAATGTTTCTTCTTCCTTTTATTTTGTTCTATCCTATTTGGATACGTATGCTAAACTTGATTTCCTACTAAATTGAGCATTCACTACTTGGCCATAGCGTTGTGACTGGCACCCTCGTGCCAAGGCGCGTTTCCAATCTAGTAGAAGAAATTCACAGTCACCTCCACAGCAATACAGAAACACAATTACTGCTAGGCAGTACGGGCGGTAAAGGACATAATGCTTTTTCAGAGGGGTGACAGTAGTCAATGTTAAGCATGGGTGCGGTAAACAATCAATAGTCAGAAAGTCACATTATTGAGAATATTAAGCTGTACAACATGTTTGGTGACTTATTGCGCAgatgtatatatgcaaaaaaaAGGGTGACATTAATTTTtcaaacaaactgaagaaataAACATACCATCCATTCAGTAACCAAAAAATACCAATCCCTGTAAATGCATATTACAACAATGGGCAAGTATAGAATTGTGCACTTACTACTGCACCCCTGGGATACTGATGGTTTAGTAATAATATATATAGAAGAAAACAAACAGCAGTCCATGCTTGCATGTATAGAACAAAATGAGAAGTTAAGCAAGCAGTTGGGATGGGGTACAAACAAATGACAAGTGGAAATGGAAGCAGAGCAAAGGATCACATAGCCCATAGCGGCTAGCTGCAGAGCGAGGCGACCATGGGTTTCTTGAAGAAGGCTCTGGACTGGAACGACGACTGCGGGCCTGGGCCGTGGAGTGTCTCTCCTATTAGCATCTTTGGCCTCTTGGTTTCGGCCACTCAAAAAAAACTTGAAATGGTCTCGTCTACGCTTTTTTGATTTTCTTGAATATTCTGAAAATTGCTCACCACACCTGCCTGCCAGCCGTGTGGTCCTTTCAAATAATTATAATAACTAGGGAATACCCGCACATTCCTTTTAGAATCAATTGAAATATAACTTCGATGGTCTGATTGTATGAAGCATGAATAGTTAGTTGACTTGATAATATCTGATGAACTAAAATTAACAATACATGTTATGTTGCTTCTTTGGATGGCACGAAACACAAgacatagaaacaaggaaacaaaaTGCTATTGCCACGTGCTATGAATTCCTTCACGATTTCAAACACAACGGAAATTTTGCAAGGGTACCTTTGCACGTATGGTGCGTTGGAGAAATACATTGGAAACttggccttttttcttttttcttgaaCATAGTATAGACGCAagcactcatatacacgcgcatacactcacccttatgaacgcacacacgcacaccctattcctatgagcacctccgaaagactcagccgtcatatcatcttgaaatttatgaagtcaccgtagACACCTCTTCAtcgacgagaacgtctcctcccattgaatgcacatcgccggaaatcctaaaataaatccaggaataaatgcgagcaccaggacttgaaccctggtgggctggggataccactgtccctttAACCATCCAACCGTGGGTTGGTTCATGTACATTACATTAGCTGGGGTGTGGTCAATCTAGCGAACCTTTTCGGTCACTGGGGGCTAGCACGATCCAGCGAACCTACCAAATAGCAGTTTTTTTAAAAATACTTTTGCAATTGACAAAAAATAAAACTACCTTCTGGTAGAGAAAAAGGCAAAGAAAAAACACAATTTACAACTGACATGGTCTAATTTATAAAATAAATGCCATGGTATAGtttataaaagctgtcttctctaATTTACAAAGTTACCATGGTATAGTCAATAAATGTACCACACCCTATCTTTGCGTGCTAAAAATCACCGCATCTACGCACGAATCATCATCTAGTTACTTTAATGATTATTAAACGTACACACATGCATTATCAGTGCATATTATTGCAGATAGCTCACAAATCGTCTGCTTGTTAGCTTTGCTATTTGAGCACGTTCGGTTGTTTATAATTGATATGGTGTAAATGGAAACATGAGGACAAAGTTTATAGAACAGAAACAATATGGACCACTCCCCTATGGTTACGAATTTCTCATTGCTAGTGCAGATCATAATTAAGAAATTTGGCCCCTCCCTGCTCCGCGTTGCAGGCCGCTCCGGCCGCGGCAGCCACCAAATCCGGCCATTATGGCCGCCAGCTGCGCCTCCAACCTCCCCTTCCCGCCACGTTGGAGCCTCTCACCGCCCGCTGGAGCCTCGCTTTGACCCGGTGGTTCCTCGCAGCCCCCCTCCCCGTGGTCAGCGGCCTCGACGGCTGCGGCGTCAGATCCAGCTTCTACACCGTGAATCCTGCAGCGCAGCGGTCCCTCCAAGGTCGGTGCGCGGCTCGGACCGCCGGATCTGGGGACGTCCCCCGATGGGGGCCGGGCGCGCCTTAAATCCGTGGTCATTCGCCCCTCCCCCTCGGCCAGTCTTGACTCTTCGGGCCAGGCCAGCCCGGCGGAGGTGGGGTGGACGGTGGTCAAATACCGGAAGAATGGGAGGGCTGGCTACCGCTCGGCGGATCGAGGCGGGCGTGCTTCGATCCCGCGTTCGGACCGACGCAAATCCTTCAATGCCACTGCTGGGAGGGAGGCCTTCTTAAGCCAGTTCAAAGGTAAATGTTTCTGCTGCCTCAGTAAGAGCCACCGCCATGTTGACTGCCGGGATCCCCTCCGCTGCATCATCTGCAAGCGCGCTGGGCATTTTGGCAAGGAGtgcccgcaaaatccaagaaacggcGGCCCAGGCGGGGCTGCCAGTGCTCGTCTGAAGTTCCCGGCGGAGTGAAGAGCTCCGGTCCGTGACCGCGTCGTCttcccgcctccgcctccgcccccctACTCCCATGGCTAGCCTTGCCCTCTGTGACCCGGCTCGGCGGCCGCGCGAGAGCCGCAAGGTCGTGGTGGCCTCTccggcgctggagcttgaggagcACGTCCTGCACCAGCACGCGGTCACCCTGACCGCCACGAACCGCTCGCACTCCACCACCCCCGCGGCGGTGGGCAAGGTCATCCTCGAGCAGCTCTCCACCCCTCCGCACCTGCTCCGCGTCACAGCCCACCAACCTGAAGCCTTCCTCGTCCACTTCGACCTCCCTGCGCACCGAGACAACGCCGTGCGCTGCAGCGTCATCAAGGTCGAAGGCTGCAAGTACTTCATCAGAGCCTGGAACAAAGACGACCACGCCGCGCTCCTCAAGTTCCACCATCACGTGCACGTTGTGGTGGAAGACCTGTCCATGCAGTTCTGGTCGCTGCCGAGTGCGGATGAGGCCTTCGGCGACATCGGCCGTGTTGACAGGCTCGATTCGCGCACCTTGGAGAGGGGGCACACCAGGACCTTCGCGTTCTGGCTCTGGGTTTGGGACGTTGCCCACATCCCCACCAGGCGCGCGCTCTGGGTGCTCAAGCGGAGTGCGGGCCGGGCGGATGAGATCATCGGCCTCGCCCCCGTGGATCGCCGCATCCCCCCGCCTCCCGACGTCCGGCGCTACGACCTGCTGCTACATGTCGACCTACTGGAGGATTGGTCACCGCTCTCGCCGCGCTCGTCTCACTCCGGCCAGAGTGGTCTGCCCTCCTCGGATGAAGATGACGACCGTCCTTTCCCGTGCATCGAGCCCGGCACTTGGGTGGCCCATGTTGAAGATGGGCAGGGCAGGGCCTGCAATAGGGCACTGCGCGTCGGGGCCGGGGTCTGCGGCCCTGTGCTCGGTGGGGGCGCCCGCGACCAtgaggaggatggcggtggaggCGGTTCTGGTGCTAGCCGTTCCTGGAAGGATCTCCTGCTGGGTCGCAGCTGCCACGCCAGGGGCTGCAACGGGGACGTGATCTCGGACGCGCACCGTCGCCATAGCAGATTGCCTGCCAGTCTCCGCCACTCGGCTGGCCGTCATGGCCGCCCTGCCACTGGGAGGGCCTCCGGTGCTCCAGGTCTGCGCGCCACCCNNNNNNNNNNNNNNNNNNNNNNNNNNNNNNNNNNNNNNNNNNNNNNNNNNNNNNNNNNNNNNNNNNNNNNNNNNNNNNNNNNNNNNNNNNNNNNNNNNNNNNNNNNNNNNNNNNNNNNNNNNNNNNNNNNNNNNNNNNNNNNNNNNNNNNNNNNNNNNNNNNNNNNNNNNNNNNNNNNNNNNNNNNNNNNNNNNNNNNNNNNNNNNNNNNNNNNNNNNNNNNNNNNNNccagttcttctccttctccgacAACCGCCGCGCCCTATCTTCGCCCCCGCGCACGGACTGCATGCAACTAGAGATGGAGAACGCCATTCAGGACGCGCTCGTCATCCCACTGGCTTTCAAAGATGATGGCCACTCGCCTTCTTTGCCCACCGCCAAGCCCGCCGAGCTGGAGAGCCCGGAGATGCTGCCGTGCCTGCTGCCCTACATCACCTCCCCTGTAGCACCAACAGTGGGCTTCCAGATGGACGCGGTCATCCAGCAGGTGGGCTCCATGCAAATCGGTGACAGTCAGGCGCAAGCAGCCAAGCTATTTGCTCCGGTCCCGCCTCCGATCCTCGCTAGCCAGCCTCCCCGTCCACGCCACTCCGCCCCGCCCAAGTCCAGGGCTACCTCTGCCCCCTCCGTCGCAGTGCTCGACAGGCAGTAGCTGGCAACTCCACCCCGGTGGCACAGAGGGCGGTTCTGCGCCTAGTCCAGGAGCTAGGTGAGCTCGGCCCCAAGGACAAGATGACTTCAAAAGCGGCCACACAGATCATGAAGCGTTTCCAGGAGCCCCTCTTCGACGGTGACATTGCTGCAATCGCCAAGCTAACCGGCCTTGACCAGGAATCTCTCAAGATCACCGCGGGCATGGCGGGGGATCGCTGAGGTTGAGGAGCTCACGCAAGTCTGATTATGTCAGTAGTTGTAGTAGTAGCTACTCTCCGTCAGCGGCTGGTCTTAAACCAGCTTGAGTTAGGTCTAGTCTTCATGTGTAGTTCTTCGGTGTTGTGGTTTGATCGTCGATGACGGGGTATTGGGGTTGTTGGTGGCCGTCGTCGCCCCCGGTGCTGCTGTAAGGTGTCCCCATTCTATATTAGTAAAATCTTCAATTGGCGGAGCAGATTTAGTTTCTTCGATGTGTGACGGCAATTTAGTTTTCATGTCCTGGAACGTCAGAGGTTTAAACTGCCCGGCAAAGCACACAGTTGTCAGCGACGTAGCTTCTTCTCATAGAGTAGCGGTGCTATGCCTACAGGAAACAAAAATCGATTCATGGACGACAGCGGTATCTCGTGAGATAGGGGACAGTAGATTACAGGGATGTGTAGTGCTGCCTGCGATCGGGACCAGAGGTGGAGCGGCGATCTTCTGGGATAAAGATGTAGTCGATGTAGTTTCTCACTTTTTGGGTGGATTTTCCATCACGGCGAAAGTACGGGAGCTGAGCTCGGGGCAGCCTTTTTGGATGACCACGGTCTACGGCCCGACAGAAGATGCGCAGAAAGAGAACTTTCTTGCGAAGATAGCTGATGCTGCCCCTCCTTCTGATGAACCATGGATGATCAACGGGGACTTCAATATGATCTATCAAGCTAGAGACAAGAGCAACCCAAACATAAATAGGAGAATGATGGGAAAATTCCGCAGAGCCATTGATCAAGCTGGACTCAAGGAGATCAAGTGGAAAAATCGGCGTTTCACATGGAGTAATGAAAGGGAAAACCCCACTCTCTGTAGCATCGATAAAGTGTTCTACAACGGGGGCTGGGAAGATTTGCACCCTGATCATCTGTTGGTTGCTGCCTCAACATCGTTCTCCGACCACTGCCCTCTGGTGCTCGCCGTAGTAGACACGCCAACGCGAAAAGCCAGGTTCAGGTTTGAAAATTTCTGGCCTAAGTTTCCACACTTCACGGAAACAGTCCTTCATGCCTGGCAAAGGCCGGTGCCACACGACTGTCCTTTCGTTTgaatcaagaagaagctcgagcggaCTGCGGCTGATCTGAAGATTTGGAGCAAGGCCACTTTTGGAAAAGCGAAGTTGCAACTGCACATTGCAAACGAAGTGATACGCCTGTTTGATGTGGCTCAAGAAAGTAGAAGGCTCACGACTGCAGAGTTTCATCTGAGAAAGCAACTCAAGCTAAAAGTGTTAGGATTGGCAGCCATTGAAAGGACCAAGTGCAAACAAGCCTCAAGGATTACCTAGCTGCGCACAGGAGACGCAAACAACAAGCTTTTACATGCAAAAATGAGAGCCAGAAGAAGAAAAAATTTCATACACTCTCTTAGGGAGGACAGCTCAGAGATCTTCGATCATGCAGGGAAAGAGAGGATCCTTCATGACCATTTCACCAAGTTTGTGGACAAGCAAGATGATTGGCAAACCACCCTAAATTGGGAGAGGCTGGCCATCCTCACAATCGACCCGGAAGGCCTAGACTCACCGTTCTCCATGGCCGAGGTTTGGGCTGCTATCATCTCCTCCCCGACAGATAAAGCACCCGGGCCTGACGGATTCACGGGACAATTTTATCGCTCATGTTGGCACATCATTCAGGAAGATGGCATGGCTGTTTTTGACAAGTTCCATCAGCTGGCAGGGCAAAACCTTGCAAAAATAAATACTGTTGTGATCACGCTGCTCCCAAAGAAGAATGGTGCCTCTGAGGTCAATCACTAGCGGCCGATTAGCCTGATTCACTCAGTTGCAAAGCTCATTTCAAAAGTTCTTTCTGCAAGGCTTGCGGGGGTTATTGCTGCACTCA
It encodes:
- the LOC119300523 gene encoding uncharacterized protein LOC119300523 produces the protein MQFWSLPSADEAFGDIGRVDRLDSRTLERGHTRTFAFWLWVWDVAHIPTRRALWVLKRSAGRADEIIGLAPVDRRIPPPPDVRRYDLLLHVDLLEDWSPLSPRSSHSGQSGLPSSDEDDDRPFPCIEPGTWVAHVEDGQGRACNRALRVGAGVCGPVLGGGARDHEEDGGGGGSGASRSWKDLLLGRSCHARGCNGDVISDAHRRHSRLPFFSFSDNRRALSSPPRTDCMQLEMENAIQDALVIPLAFKDDGHSPSLPTAKPAELESPEMLPCLLPYITSPVAPTVGFQMDAVIQQVGSMQIGDSQAQAAKLFAPVPPPILASQPPRPRHSAPPKSRATSAPSVAVLDRQ